A genomic window from Solidesulfovibrio sp. includes:
- a CDS encoding ABC transporter substrate-binding protein, with the protein MPLVSLTIAVLLLALSAPLAGAADPIRIGAVVSATGPASFLGEPEKNTLAMQAEAINAAGGLLGRPVEVIVLDDETDVNKAVLAADRLLKKDNVVAVVGPTVSGNTLAVAPKFVAAKVPLVSMAAAEKIVKPVSPWVFKTAQSDRLAVARILAHAGQAGHRKLAILTVSDGYGQAGREVLKELVPAGGFELVADEVYGPKDTDMAAQLTKIKGASPDAIICWGTNPGPAVVAKNRLQLGIATPLYMSHGVASAKFVELAGEAAEGLLLPAGKLTVVSQLPEADPQKAPLAAYAKAYEERFKTPASAFGGYAYDGLMLVARAIADGQDASPAAIRDNLEKIKGFPGITGVFGFSPEDHNGLDESAFVMVTIAGGAFKLVAGQ; encoded by the coding sequence ATGCCGCTTGTTTCCTTGACGATCGCCGTTTTGTTGCTGGCGCTTTCCGCGCCCCTTGCCGGCGCCGCCGACCCCATCCGCATCGGCGCCGTGGTTTCGGCCACGGGGCCGGCCTCGTTTCTGGGTGAGCCCGAGAAGAACACCCTGGCCATGCAGGCCGAGGCCATAAACGCCGCCGGCGGGCTGCTCGGCCGCCCGGTGGAAGTGATCGTGCTCGACGACGAGACCGACGTGAACAAGGCCGTGCTGGCCGCCGACCGGCTGCTCAAAAAGGACAACGTCGTGGCCGTGGTCGGGCCGACGGTTTCGGGCAACACGCTGGCTGTCGCGCCCAAGTTCGTGGCCGCCAAGGTGCCGCTGGTGTCCATGGCCGCGGCGGAAAAGATCGTGAAGCCCGTGAGCCCCTGGGTGTTCAAGACGGCCCAGTCCGACCGCCTGGCCGTGGCCCGCATCCTGGCCCACGCGGGCCAGGCCGGCCACAGGAAGCTGGCCATCCTGACCGTGTCCGACGGCTACGGCCAGGCCGGGCGCGAGGTGCTCAAGGAACTCGTCCCGGCCGGCGGCTTCGAACTGGTGGCCGACGAGGTCTACGGCCCCAAGGACACGGACATGGCCGCCCAGCTGACCAAGATCAAGGGTGCCTCCCCCGACGCCATCATCTGCTGGGGCACCAACCCCGGCCCGGCCGTGGTGGCGAAAAACCGGCTGCAACTGGGCATCGCCACGCCGCTGTACATGAGCCACGGCGTGGCCAGCGCCAAGTTCGTGGAACTGGCCGGCGAGGCCGCCGAGGGCCTGCTGCTGCCGGCCGGCAAGCTGACGGTCGTCTCCCAGCTTCCCGAGGCCGATCCGCAAAAGGCGCCCCTGGCCGCCTACGCCAAGGCCTACGAGGAGCGGTTCAAGACCCCGGCCTCGGCCTTTGGCGGCTACGCCTACGACGGGCTCATGCTGGTGGCCCGGGCCATCGCCGACGGCCAGGACGCCTCGCCGGCGGCCATCCGGGACAACCTGGAGAAGATCAAGGGATTTCCGGGCATCACGGGCGTGTTCGGTTTTTCGCCCGAGGACCACAACGGCCTGGACGAAAGCGCCTTTGTGATGGTCACCATCGCCGGCGGCGCGTTCAAGCTGGTTGCCGGGCAGTAG
- a CDS encoding ABC transporter substrate-binding protein, producing the protein MRVHAVVLAFCAAILSALPAFAADPVRLGAVLSVTGPASFLGEPEKNTIQMEVDKINAAGGVLGRPLEVVILDDETDVNKAVLATDRLLKKEQVSAILGPTTSGNSLAVMAKAAAAKVPLVSCSAAEKITKPVNPYVFKVAPSDRLAAARILSHAKKQGYKKLAILTVSDGFGQAGREVLKELVPAGGFELVADEVFGPKDTDMTAQLTKIQGASPDAVICWGTNPGPAVVAKNRVQLGIKTPLYMSHGVASKKFIELAGEAAEGLLLPAGKITAAEKLPDADPEKALLVAYTKGYGERYSAPVSTFGGHGYDSLHLVVDAINAAGSDKPQAIRDALEKTKDFPGVGGIFSFTPEDHAGLGPDAFIMLGIANGDWVIVGE; encoded by the coding sequence ATGCGAGTGCACGCCGTCGTGCTTGCCTTTTGCGCCGCCATCCTGTCGGCCCTGCCGGCGTTCGCCGCCGATCCCGTGCGCCTGGGCGCCGTGCTGTCCGTCACCGGGCCGGCTTCCTTTCTGGGCGAGCCCGAGAAAAACACCATCCAGATGGAAGTGGACAAGATCAACGCCGCCGGCGGCGTGCTCGGCCGGCCGCTGGAAGTGGTCATCCTCGACGACGAGACCGACGTGAACAAGGCCGTGCTGGCAACCGACAGGCTGCTCAAAAAGGAGCAGGTCTCGGCCATCCTCGGCCCCACCACCTCGGGCAACTCCCTGGCCGTCATGGCCAAGGCCGCCGCGGCCAAGGTGCCGCTGGTTTCCTGCTCCGCCGCCGAGAAGATCACCAAGCCGGTCAATCCCTATGTCTTCAAGGTCGCCCCGTCCGACCGCCTGGCCGCGGCCCGCATCCTGTCCCACGCCAAAAAGCAGGGCTACAAGAAGCTGGCCATCCTGACCGTGTCCGACGGCTTCGGCCAGGCCGGCCGCGAGGTGCTCAAGGAGCTCGTCCCGGCCGGTGGTTTCGAACTGGTGGCCGACGAGGTCTTCGGCCCCAAGGACACGGACATGACCGCCCAGCTGACCAAGATCCAGGGCGCCTCCCCCGACGCCGTCATCTGCTGGGGCACCAACCCCGGCCCGGCCGTGGTGGCGAAAAACCGGGTGCAGCTCGGCATCAAGACCCCGCTGTATATGAGCCACGGCGTGGCCAGCAAAAAGTTCATCGAGCTGGCCGGCGAGGCCGCCGAGGGGCTGCTGCTCCCGGCCGGCAAGATCACCGCGGCCGAGAAGCTGCCGGACGCCGACCCGGAAAAGGCCCTGCTCGTGGCCTACACCAAGGGCTACGGCGAGAGGTATAGCGCCCCGGTCTCGACCTTCGGCGGCCACGGCTACGATTCGCTGCACCTGGTCGTCGACGCCATCAACGCCGCCGGCTCCGACAAGCCCCAGGCCATCCGCGACGCCCTGGAGAAGACCAAGGACTTCCCCGGCGTCGGCGGCATCTTCTCCTTCACGCCCGAGGACCATGCCGGCCTTGGCCCCGACGCCTTCATCATGCTCGGCATCGCCAACGGCGACTGGGTCATCGTCGGGGAGTAG
- a CDS encoding branched-chain amino acid ABC transporter permease, translated as MLSGAPQYLVSGLTQGAAYGLIGLGFTMIFNTTGIINFAQGEFVMLGGMLAVWFAASGLPLVVAVLCACLATAVVGALMERLAIRPLAGAPAINAVIITIGVSILLRGGAMLAFGKDTVALPAFTGTAPILALGAAIQPQSLWVLAVTLALLAALKLFFAATIQGKAMLACACQQKAASLVGISVARMALLSFGLSGLIGAAAGAILAPITMTAYDVGMMLGLKGFAACILGGLGNPFGAAAGGLVLGVLEAFGAGYVASGYKDAFAFVVLLLLLFVKPSGLFGQAGVERV; from the coding sequence ATGCTTTCCGGCGCGCCGCAATACCTCGTCTCCGGGCTCACCCAGGGGGCCGCCTATGGCCTGATCGGGCTCGGCTTCACGATGATCTTCAACACCACCGGCATCATCAACTTCGCCCAGGGCGAGTTCGTGATGCTCGGCGGCATGCTGGCCGTGTGGTTCGCCGCCTCGGGCCTGCCCCTTGTCGTGGCCGTGCTGTGCGCCTGCCTGGCCACGGCCGTGGTCGGCGCGCTCATGGAACGCCTGGCCATCCGGCCGCTTGCCGGCGCGCCGGCGATAAACGCCGTCATCATCACCATCGGCGTCTCCATCCTGCTGCGCGGCGGGGCCATGCTGGCCTTCGGCAAGGACACGGTCGCCCTGCCGGCCTTTACCGGCACGGCCCCCATCCTGGCGCTCGGCGCGGCCATCCAGCCCCAAAGCCTGTGGGTGCTGGCCGTGACCCTGGCCCTTCTCGCCGCGCTCAAGCTCTTTTTCGCCGCCACCATCCAGGGCAAGGCCATGCTGGCCTGCGCCTGTCAGCAAAAGGCCGCCAGCCTGGTGGGCATTTCCGTGGCCCGCATGGCGCTTTTGTCCTTCGGCTTAAGCGGGCTCATCGGCGCCGCCGCCGGGGCGATCCTGGCCCCCATCACCATGACCGCCTACGACGTGGGCATGATGCTCGGGCTCAAGGGTTTCGCCGCCTGCATCCTGGGGGGCCTGGGCAACCCCTTCGGCGCCGCCGCCGGCGGGCTGGTGCTCGGGGTGCTGGAGGCCTTCGGCGCGGGCTATGTCGCCTCGGGCTACAAGGACGCCTTCGCCTTCGTCGTCCTGCTGCTGCTTTTGTTCGTCAAACCCTCGGGGCTGTTCGGCCAGGCCGGCGTGGAGCGGGTATGA
- a CDS encoding branched-chain amino acid ABC transporter permease, translating into MRPAFFGKNAAQAGAFLLLLLAVPYALPNEYYLSICILGCLSAVIAVGLNLLMGYAGQISLGHAAFYGMAAYATAIATTRFSLPIPVGMALGVALSVAVAWVVAAPTLKLKGHYLAMATLGFGIIVSIVFNEAVDLTGGPSGYVGIPRLALAGYAFDTDRSYYNLMAVVLSLVVLSSLNLMRSRTGRALRALHVSEKAAASLGVDIAAHKRFVFVLSAGLAGLAGVLYAHYLSFIAPASFGFGFSVQLVVMVVLGGMASVWGSVAGAFFLTALPEALREFEDIDILVYGAILVLTIMFLPDGLAGGLKRLARRLGRRGEGA; encoded by the coding sequence ATGAGGCCGGCCTTTTTCGGCAAAAACGCCGCCCAGGCCGGGGCCTTTCTCCTGTTGCTGCTGGCCGTGCCGTATGCGCTGCCCAACGAATATTACCTGAGCATCTGCATTCTCGGCTGCTTAAGCGCCGTCATCGCCGTGGGGCTCAATCTGCTCATGGGCTACGCCGGCCAGATTTCGCTTGGCCACGCCGCCTTCTACGGCATGGCCGCCTATGCCACGGCCATCGCCACCACGCGCTTTTCCCTGCCCATCCCGGTGGGCATGGCCCTCGGCGTGGCCCTGTCCGTGGCCGTGGCCTGGGTCGTGGCCGCGCCGACGCTCAAGCTCAAGGGCCATTACCTGGCCATGGCCACCCTCGGGTTCGGCATCATCGTCTCCATCGTCTTCAACGAGGCCGTGGACCTCACGGGCGGCCCCTCGGGCTATGTCGGCATCCCGCGCCTGGCGCTCGCCGGCTATGCCTTCGACACCGACCGCAGCTACTACAACCTCATGGCCGTGGTGCTGTCGCTGGTGGTTTTGTCCTCCCTCAACCTCATGCGCTCGCGCACCGGCCGGGCGCTGCGCGCCCTGCACGTCAGCGAAAAGGCCGCCGCCAGCCTCGGCGTCGACATCGCCGCCCACAAGCGCTTCGTCTTCGTGCTCTCGGCCGGCCTGGCCGGCCTGGCCGGCGTGCTCTACGCCCACTACCTGAGCTTCATCGCCCCGGCTTCCTTCGGCTTCGGCTTCTCGGTCCAGCTCGTGGTCATGGTCGTCCTCGGCGGCATGGCCAGCGTCTGGGGGTCGGTTGCCGGCGCCTTTTTCCTGACCGCCCTGCCCGAGGCCCTGCGCGAGTTCGAGGACATCGACATCCTGGTCTACGGCGCCATCCTGGTGCTCACCATCATGTTCCTGCCCGACGGCCTGGCCGGGGGCCTCAAGCGGCTCGCCCGCCGGCTGGGGCGCCGCGGGGAGGGGGCATGA
- a CDS encoding ABC transporter ATP-binding protein, with the protein MTTLPTPMLDVAGLTVRFGGIHALTEADFLIPPGTVTALIGPNGAGKTTMLNAITGMVPVAHGAIRLDGAELTGLPTHERAACGVVRTFQNLEVFTSLSVLENVMAGRHTHTRYPVFASLLRTPGFRRAEAACRARALECLDFVGLADVADTPAGDLPYGSQRLLEMARSLAADPKLLLLDEPAAGLNSKETARLGDVITAIRDRLGVTVGLVEHDMDLVMGVSDFVTVLNFGHPLASGTPDEVQANPEVVRAYLGEDEEG; encoded by the coding sequence ATGACGACGCTCCCCACGCCCATGCTCGACGTCGCCGGCCTCACCGTGCGCTTCGGCGGCATCCATGCCCTTACCGAAGCCGATTTCCTGATCCCCCCCGGCACGGTCACGGCGCTCATCGGCCCCAACGGCGCCGGCAAGACCACCATGCTCAACGCCATCACCGGCATGGTGCCCGTGGCCCACGGCGCCATCCGCCTGGACGGGGCCGAACTCACCGGCCTGCCCACCCACGAACGGGCCGCCTGCGGCGTGGTGCGCACCTTCCAGAACCTCGAAGTCTTCACCTCCCTAAGCGTCCTCGAAAACGTCATGGCCGGCCGTCACACCCACACGCGCTACCCCGTTTTCGCCAGCCTCCTGCGCACGCCGGGTTTCCGCCGGGCCGAGGCCGCCTGCCGGGCGCGCGCCCTGGAATGCCTGGATTTCGTGGGCCTGGCCGACGTCGCCGACACCCCGGCCGGCGACCTGCCCTACGGCAGCCAGCGCCTTTTGGAAATGGCCCGGTCGCTCGCCGCCGACCCCAAGCTGCTGCTCCTCGACGAGCCGGCGGCGGGGCTCAATTCCAAGGAAACCGCGCGCCTGGGTGACGTCATCACCGCCATCCGCGACCGGTTGGGGGTGACGGTCGGCCTCGTCGAACATGACATGGACCTGGTCATGGGGGTCAGCGACTTCGTGACGGTCCTCAACTTCGGCCACCCCCTGGCCTCGGGTACGCCCGACGAAGTCCAGGCCAACCCCGAGGTCGTACGGGCGTATCTGGGCGAGGACGAGGAGGGGTGA
- a CDS encoding ABC transporter ATP-binding protein, which produces MLTLRNVDVHYGRVHAVRRVSLHVAPGEIVALIGANGAGKTTLLSAISGVQRVSGGEVVFDGKGIAGEKPERIVRLGLSQVPERRLVFGPLSVADNLLLGAYSCYDKRRAAADREEVYAMFPVLAERRDQPAAALSGGEQQMLALGRALMARPRCLLLDEPGMGLAPQVCREIFRHVAELRRDRGLTVLLVEQNAKSALAIADRGYVLETGRVLLSGTSEELLANRDVRRAYLGREKDA; this is translated from the coding sequence ATGCTGACCTTGCGCAATGTCGATGTCCATTACGGCCGGGTGCATGCCGTGCGCCGGGTGTCGCTGCATGTCGCCCCGGGCGAGATCGTGGCCCTTATCGGCGCCAACGGCGCGGGCAAGACCACGCTGCTGTCGGCCATATCCGGCGTGCAGCGGGTTTCGGGCGGCGAGGTGGTCTTTGACGGGAAGGGCATCGCCGGGGAGAAGCCCGAGCGCATCGTGCGCCTGGGGCTGTCCCAGGTGCCCGAGCGGCGGCTGGTGTTCGGCCCCTTGAGCGTGGCGGACAATCTGCTTTTGGGGGCGTATTCCTGCTACGACAAGCGCCGGGCCGCCGCGGACAGGGAAGAGGTGTACGCCATGTTTCCGGTGCTGGCCGAGCGTCGCGACCAGCCGGCGGCGGCGCTTTCCGGCGGCGAGCAGCAGATGCTGGCCCTGGGGCGGGCGCTGATGGCCCGGCCGCGCTGCCTGCTGCTCGACGAGCCGGGCATGGGGCTGGCGCCGCAGGTGTGCAGGGAGATTTTCCGCCATGTCGCCGAACTGCGGCGCGACAGGGGACTGACCGTGCTGCTCGTCGAGCAGAATGCCAAGAGCGCCCTGGCCATCGCCGACCGGGGCTACGTGCTGGAGACCGGCCGGGTGCTCCTCTCCGGCACCTCCGAGGAGCTTTTGGCCAATCGCGACGTGCGGCGCGCCTATCTTGGTCGGGAGAAGGACGCCTAG
- a CDS encoding phenylacetate--CoA ligase, giving the protein MRECFEPRYETMDRAELGQLQLERLQETLARVARNVPLYRKRFAEHDIDPEAFADVVDLRRLPFTTKADLREAYPYGLFAVPLRDVVRLHASSGTSGKPVVAGYTRNDVKTWSRLVARVLVAAGAGRDDVVQIALGYGLFTGGMGFHYGAEAVGAAVIPASSGGTRRQVAIMQDYRTTVFVATPSYALHLAETLDAMEVNVNALSLRYGLFGAEIWSEAMRGAIEDRLKLTATDNYGLSEIMGPGVAGECLERAGMHVSEDHFLIEVVDPATGAVLSDGEEGELVITTLTKEAFPMIRYRTGDITRILPEPCPCGRTMRRIARIVGRCDDMLIIRGVNVFPSRIESLLLEIEGTTPNYRIVLDRKGALDEALVEVEPTEELLFDRVSEHQALLDKLERRFASELGVGLTVRLVEPGSLARGQEGKTIRVFDRRRLAG; this is encoded by the coding sequence GTGCGCGAATGTTTCGAACCGCGATACGAGACCATGGACCGGGCCGAGCTGGGCCAGTTGCAGTTGGAGCGCCTCCAGGAGACGTTGGCCAGGGTCGCCAGGAATGTGCCGCTGTACCGCAAGCGTTTCGCCGAGCACGACATCGACCCCGAGGCCTTCGCCGACGTGGTCGATTTGCGCCGGTTGCCGTTTACCACCAAGGCCGACCTGCGCGAGGCCTATCCCTACGGGCTTTTCGCCGTGCCGCTTCGCGACGTGGTCCGGCTGCACGCCTCCTCGGGCACCTCGGGCAAGCCCGTGGTCGCCGGCTACACCCGAAACGACGTGAAAACCTGGTCGCGCCTGGTGGCCCGGGTGCTGGTGGCGGCCGGGGCCGGGCGCGACGACGTGGTGCAGATCGCCCTGGGCTACGGCCTGTTCACCGGCGGCATGGGCTTCCACTACGGGGCCGAGGCCGTGGGCGCGGCCGTGATTCCGGCGTCGAGCGGCGGCACGCGCCGCCAGGTGGCCATCATGCAGGACTACCGCACCACGGTGTTCGTGGCCACGCCGAGCTACGCCCTGCACCTGGCCGAGACGCTCGATGCCATGGAGGTCAACGTCAACGCCCTGTCCCTGCGCTACGGCCTGTTCGGGGCCGAGATCTGGTCCGAGGCCATGCGCGGCGCCATCGAGGACCGCCTCAAGCTCACGGCCACGGACAACTACGGCTTAAGCGAAATCATGGGCCCGGGCGTGGCCGGCGAGTGCCTGGAGCGGGCCGGCATGCACGTCAGCGAGGACCATTTCCTCATCGAGGTCGTGGACCCGGCCACGGGTGCGGTGTTGTCCGACGGCGAGGAGGGCGAGTTGGTCATCACCACCCTGACCAAGGAAGCCTTCCCCATGATCCGCTACCGCACCGGCGACATCACGCGCATCCTCCCCGAGCCTTGCCCCTGCGGCCGCACCATGCGTCGCATCGCCCGCATCGTCGGCCGTTGCGACGACATGCTGATCATTCGCGGCGTCAACGTCTTTCCCTCGCGCATCGAGTCGCTGTTGCTGGAAATCGAGGGCACCACGCCCAACTACCGCATCGTGCTCGACCGCAAGGGCGCCCTGGACGAGGCGCTCGTCGAGGTCGAGCCCACCGAGGAACTGCTCTTCGACCGCGTCTCCGAGCACCAGGCCCTGCTCGACAAGCTGGAGCGCCGCTTCGCCTCGGAACTCGGCGTGGGGCTGACCGTGCGCCTGGTGGAGCCGGGCAGCCTGGCCCGCGGCCAGGAAGGCAAGACCATCCGCGTCTTCGATCGCCGCAGGCTGGCTGGATAG
- a CDS encoding NYN domain-containing protein, with product MTNRRLWLIDAGYMYRGQSIYSREYSIDYVKLRNKLESEEPLWRAYYLNSVPNPTPDSQVAFYNWMRSAPPMGPKIITKLYELRSSEITDLYCEQCRRKVPVSCPNDHRHRLSREQQKGVDVGLATLALTHIENYDTLILSSGDSDLLDAVEYITEKNKRFELLVFKNGVSTDLQCRADRIYWIDEFAQEVAR from the coding sequence ATGACCAATCGACGACTCTGGCTGATCGACGCCGGCTACATGTATCGGGGACAATCCATTTACAGTCGCGAGTACAGCATCGACTATGTCAAACTGAGAAACAAATTGGAATCCGAAGAGCCGCTTTGGCGCGCCTATTACCTCAATTCCGTGCCGAACCCCACGCCCGATTCCCAGGTCGCCTTCTATAACTGGATGCGTAGCGCCCCGCCCATGGGGCCGAAGATCATCACCAAGCTCTACGAACTGCGTTCCAGCGAAATCACCGACCTCTACTGCGAACAATGCCGCCGCAAGGTGCCGGTGAGCTGCCCCAACGACCACAGGCACCGCTTGAGCCGCGAGCAGCAAAAGGGCGTGGACGTGGGCCTGGCCACCTTGGCGCTGACCCACATCGAGAACTACGATACGCTGATCCTGTCCTCCGGCGACAGCGACCTGCTGGACGCGGTGGAGTACATCACCGAAAAAAACAAGCGCTTCGAGCTGCTGGTTTTCAAAAACGGCGTGTCCACGGACCTGCAATGCCGGGCCGACCGCATCTACTGGATCGACGAGTTCGCCCAGGAAGTCGCCCGCTAA
- a CDS encoding class I SAM-dependent methyltransferase, whose protein sequence is MAESTFDRDFYRYDANHRFAAMYPLLARQIVDDCGVRRGVCLDVGTGSAAVIIELAKITELSMIGLDANPEVLDMARENVARHGLTPERFRFYEADVTAIPLETGSVDLLISRGSVPFWTDHVAAFAELYRVLAPGGAGLVGCGFSRYQPIEAVRAMRPKWSGDGAKDERNDWKAEGYLPRVLEAAGIADASVTADAYGVWVSLRKN, encoded by the coding sequence ATGGCCGAATCGACCTTTGACCGGGATTTCTACCGCTACGACGCCAACCACCGCTTCGCGGCCATGTATCCGCTGCTCGCCCGCCAGATCGTGGACGACTGCGGCGTGCGCCGGGGGGTGTGCCTCGACGTCGGCACGGGCAGCGCCGCGGTCATCATCGAACTGGCCAAGATCACCGAACTGTCCATGATCGGCCTCGACGCCAACCCCGAGGTGCTGGACATGGCCCGGGAAAACGTCGCGCGCCACGGCCTGACCCCGGAGCGCTTCCGCTTCTACGAGGCCGACGTCACGGCCATTCCCCTGGAGACGGGTTCCGTGGACCTGCTGATCAGCCGGGGCTCGGTGCCGTTTTGGACCGACCACGTGGCCGCCTTCGCCGAACTCTACCGGGTGCTGGCCCCGGGCGGGGCGGGGCTCGTCGGCTGCGGCTTCAGCCGCTACCAGCCCATCGAGGCCGTGCGGGCCATGCGGCCCAAATGGTCCGGCGACGGCGCCAAGGACGAACGCAACGACTGGAAGGCCGAGGGCTACCTGCCCCGGGTGCTCGAAGCGGCCGGCATCGCCGACGCCAGCGTGACCGCGGACGCCTACGGGGTGTGGGTGTCCCTGCGGAAAAACTGA
- a CDS encoding ABC transporter substrate-binding protein, producing the protein MALRRNRTMPKGATAMQHRPRRRPVLLATLILAALPALCAATALARSVIDADGHRLDVPDAPKRVYALSPPDSLLVYAIDPCLLAGWNYPPLPPAVPYLPACARDLPVLGGFFGKNEAPDEKALEAAKPDLVISGSMAKPHAAFEAFFTARRIPVIHVASESPSDYPAAFRRLGAALGRLERAEKLAAAAEATLTSIRRGLAAIPKDKRLTVYYAEGGDGLFTDGGGSFHTVVLDLAGGINVHTKPPTDRKGMDRVTMEEVVGYAPQVILAQDAACRDRILSSPAWSEIPAVKNGRVLLLPDTPFGWFDRPPSFLRLLCLKWLANALYPEAFPFDMVRETKAFFTLFLQVDLTDAKAADLLRGKEHVTP; encoded by the coding sequence ATGGCCCTGCGCCGCAACCGCACCATGCCCAAGGGAGCCACCGCCATGCAGCACCGTCCCCGCCGACGTCCCGTCCTCCTGGCCACCCTGATCCTGGCCGCCCTGCCGGCCCTTTGCGCCGCGACCGCCCTGGCCCGGTCCGTCATCGACGCCGACGGGCATCGCCTCGACGTCCCCGACGCGCCCAAACGGGTCTATGCCCTGTCGCCGCCCGACAGCCTGCTCGTCTATGCCATCGATCCCTGCCTGCTGGCCGGCTGGAACTACCCCCCCCTGCCGCCGGCCGTACCCTACCTGCCGGCCTGCGCCAGGGACCTGCCCGTACTCGGGGGGTTTTTCGGCAAAAACGAGGCCCCCGACGAAAAGGCCCTGGAGGCGGCCAAGCCCGATCTGGTCATCAGCGGCTCCATGGCCAAGCCCCACGCCGCCTTCGAGGCTTTTTTCACCGCGCGCCGCATCCCGGTGATCCATGTCGCCAGCGAGTCGCCAAGCGACTATCCGGCCGCGTTTCGCCGGCTCGGGGCCGCCCTGGGCCGCCTGGAGCGGGCCGAAAAGCTGGCCGCCGCCGCCGAGGCCACACTGACCTCCATCCGCCGGGGACTGGCCGCCATCCCCAAAGACAAGCGCCTGACCGTCTACTACGCCGAGGGCGGCGACGGCCTGTTCACCGACGGCGGCGGCTCGTTTCACACCGTGGTCCTGGACCTGGCCGGCGGCATCAACGTCCACACCAAACCGCCCACCGACCGCAAGGGCATGGACCGGGTGACCATGGAGGAAGTGGTCGGCTACGCGCCGCAAGTCATCCTGGCCCAGGACGCGGCCTGCCGGGACAGAATCCTGTCCTCGCCGGCCTGGAGCGAGATCCCGGCGGTCAAAAACGGCCGCGTGCTCCTGCTGCCGGACACGCCCTTCGGCTGGTTCGACCGGCCGCCGTCGTTTTTGCGCCTGCTGTGCCTCAAATGGCTGGCCAACGCCCTCTACCCCGAGGCCTTCCCCTTCGACATGGTCCGGGAAACCAAGGCCTTCTTCACCCTTTTCCTCCAGGTGGACCTGACCGACGCAAAGGCCGCCGACCTGCTCCGGGGCAAGGAGCACGTGACGCCCTGA